GAGACCGTTGAGCACATATTCCTTCACTGCAAACAAGTCCAGAAAATCTAGTCAGACCCCCAGCTAAACATAAGTCACATCACAACCTCGGCTACTAGAATGGACAAATGGGTGGCGGAATACCTCCTAGCCAAGATGCAAGCCTCAGATCCGGAACTGGTTGTCAAGGTCCTctggcaaatttggaaaaatagaaaCAACTTCATCTTCTGGAAGACCCACGGCCAACCTCAAGCACTAATCGACATAGCCCTAGCACAGAATGGCGCCTCTCAGAGATGGATATCGAGGAACTCCTCAAGATTCAAGGACAACGAACACTCACCCGTAACCTGGAAAGCACCGCAAACGCCAGATCTGAAATTGAATGTCGACAGCTCATGGACAGCCCCCGATTCAGCCAGCTCAGTTGTTGGTCTTCTTCGCGACTCCAACGGAAGCGTGATCGATGGGTTTGCCAAAGAGGTTCACGTGGCCTCCCCTTTGCAGGCAGAAACCCTAGCCCTGTTTCATGGGTTGAAGATGCTGGAAGAGTCGAAGATGATGCACGTGGGGCAAACTCAAGAACTGAACCGAAGACTTACTTGCGAAAGTGATAGTCGAAAGCTAGTTGACTTCATCTTGGGCCACGAGGAAGCGTCTTGGGCCGTCCAACTTCAGGTACAGGAGTGCAAAAACATCCTGGCCTAGTTACCTTCAGCAACAGTATCCTTTTGTCCGAGAGAAGCAA
Above is a window of Eucalyptus grandis isolate ANBG69807.140 chromosome 9, ASM1654582v1, whole genome shotgun sequence DNA encoding:
- the LOC104420367 gene encoding uncharacterized protein LOC104420367, coding for MDKWVAEYLLAKMQASDPELVVKVLWQIWKNRNNFIFWKTHGQPQALIDIALAQNGASQRWISRNSSRFKDNEHSPVTWKAPQTPDLKLNVDSSWTAPDSASSVVGLLRDSNGSVIDGFAKEVHVASPLQAETLALFHGLKMLEESKMMHVGQTQELNRRLTCESDSRKLVDFILGHEEASWAVQLQVQECKNILA